One window from the genome of Oryctolagus cuniculus chromosome 1, mOryCun1.1, whole genome shotgun sequence encodes:
- the NRARP gene encoding notch-regulated ankyrin repeat-containing protein has product MSQAELSTCAAAPPQRVFQEAVRRGNTQELQSLLQNMTSCEFNVNSFGPEGQTALHQSVLDGNLELVKLLVKFGADIRLANRDGWSALHIAAFGGHQDIALYLITKAKYAAGGR; this is encoded by the coding sequence ATGAGCCAGGCCGAGCTGTCCACCTGCGCGGCGGCGCCGCCGCAGCGCGTCTTCCAGGAGGCGGTGCGCAGGGGCAACACGCAGGAGCTACAGTCTCTGCTGCAGAACATGACGAGCTGCGAGTTCAACGTGAACTCGTTCGGGCCCGAGGGCCAGACGGCACTGCACCAGTCGGTGCTGGACGGGAACCTCGAGCTGGTCAAGCTGCTGGTCAAGTTCGGCGCGGACATCCGCCTGGCCAACCGCGACGGCTGGAGCGCGCTGCACATCGCGGCGTTCGGCGGCCACCAGGACATCGCGCTGTATCTCATCACCAAGGCCAAGTACGCGGCGGGCGGCCGGTGA
- the TOR4A gene encoding torsin-4A isoform X2 produces the protein MDRGQCSPEPAAAAPRASGPCVMAPVRAVVRLRRRVCILRKRRLPPPGAGPDAGAGAPRPGCSARTPRAALDQPKFFTFDDLAELPSRGARRRRRRSRPVLYPETSRRYLPRAERRSRAQRCLLLLVAIVGFQVLNAIENLDDNAQRYDLDGLEKALRRSVFGQPAAVGRIVALLRDYLATHVHSRPLLLSLHGPSGVGKSHVGRLLARHFRAVLEDGGLVLQYDARHHCPAPRAAHDCRAELARRVAEVVARAEAEEKTPLLVLDEVERLPPALLDELHGLLQPQRAHHFHNAVYVLLSGAGGAEVTRFVLQNASRALPARPDGARPQDELGARLRALLAREHPLWQAAAVVPFLLLDKQDVVSCFREEMAGEGFFPEQALAERLAAQLSYYRVGGREFAVTGCKQVVATVNLL, from the coding sequence ATGGACCGCGGCCAGTGCAGTCCGGAGCCCGCGGCCGCAGCTCCTCGCGCCTCAGGCCCATGCGTGATGGCGCCAGTGCGCGCCGTGGTCCGCCTTCGCCGCCGCGTGTGCATCCTGCGCAAGCGGCGCCTGCCGCCTCCTGGCGCGGGGCCCGACGCGGGGGCCGGCGCGCCCAGGCCGGGCTGCAGTGCCCGGACGCCGCGCGCCGCCCTGGACCAGCCCAAGTTTTTCACCTTCGACGACCTCGCCGAGTTGCCCTCCAGGGGCGCGCGCCGTAGGCGCCGGCGCAGCCGCCCGGTGCTGTACCCCGAGACCTCCCGCAGGTACCTGCCGCGCGCGGAGCGCCGGAGCCGCGCACAGCGCTGCCTGCTGCTGCTCGTGGCCATCGTGGGCTTCCAGGTGCTCAACGCCATCGAGAACCTGGACGACAACGCGCAGCGCTACGACCTGGACGGGCTGGAGAAAGCGCTGCGGCGCTCCGTGTTCGGCCAGCCGGCCGCCGTGGGGCGCATCGTGGCGCTGCTGCGGGACTACCTGGCCACGCACGTGCACAGCCGCCCGCTGCTGCTGTCCCTGCACGGGCCCAGCGGCGTGGGCAAGAGCCACGTGGGCCGCCTGCTGGCGCGCCACTTCCGCGCGGTGCTGGAGGACGGCGGCCTGGTGCTGCAGTACGACGCCCGGCACCACTGCCCCGCGCCGCGCGCCGCGCACGACTGCCGCGCGGAGCTGGCGCGGCGCGTGGCCGAGGTGGTGGCGCGGGCCGAGGCCGAGGAGAAGACCCCGCTGCTGGTGCTGGACGAGGTGGAGCGGCTGCCGCCCGCCCTGCTGGACGAGCTGCACGGCCTGCTGCAGCCGCAGCGCGCCCACCACTTCCACAACGCCGTCTACGTGCTCCTGAGCGGCGCGGGCGGCGCCGAGGTCACGCGCTTCGTGCTGCAGAACGCGAGCCGCGCGCTGCCCGCGCGCCCCGACGGCGCGCGGCCGCAGGACGAGCTCGGGGCCCGCCTGCGCGCGCTCCTGGCCCGCGAGCACCCGCTCTGGCAGGCGGCGGCCGTGGTGCCCTTCCTGCTGCTGGACAAGCAGGACGTGGTCAGCTGCTTCCGAGAGGAGATGGCGGGGGAGGGCTTCTTCCCCGAGCAGGCCCTCGCCGAGCGCCTGGCGGCGCAGCTCAGCTACTACCGCGTCGGGGGCCGCGAGTTCGCCGTCACCGGCTGCAAGCAGGTGGTGGCCACGGTGAACCTCCTGTAG
- the NELFB gene encoding negative elongation factor B isoform X1 encodes MFAGLQDLGVANGEDLKETLTNCTEPLKAIEQFQSALPFLDLHGTPRLEFHQSVFDELRDKLLERVSAIASEGKAEERYKKLEDLLEKSFSLVKMPSLQPVVMCVMKHLPKVPEKKLKLVMADKELYRACAVEVKRQIWQDNQALFGDEVSPLLKQYILEKESALFSTGLSVLHNFFSPSPKTRRQGEVVQALTRMVGRSVKLYDMVLQFLRTLFLRTRNVHYCTLRAELLMSLHDLDVGDICTVDPCHKFTWCLDACIRERFVDSKRARELQGFLDGVKKGQEQVLGDLSMILCDPFAINTLSLSTIRHLQELVGQETLPRDSPDLLLLLRLLALGQGAWDMIDSQVFKEPKMEAELVTRFLPMLMSFVVDDHTFSVDQKLPAEEKAPVAYPSTLPESFTKFLQEQRTACEVGLYYVLHITKQRNKNALLRLLPGLVETFGDLAFSDIFLHLLTGNLALLADEFALEDFCSSLFDGFLLTASPRKENVHRHVLRLLLHLHPRVAPAKLQALQKALEPTGQSGEAVKELYSQLGEKLEQLDHRKSSPAQAPETPALELPLAHVPAPAGL; translated from the exons ATGTTCGCGGGGCTGCAGGACCTGGGCGTGGCCAACGGCGAGGACCTGAAGGAGACGCTGACCAACTGCACCGAGCCGCTCAAGGCCATCGAGCAGTTCCAG TCGGCGCTCCCGTTCCTGGACCTGCACGGGACCCCGCGCCTGGAGTTCCACCAGTCGGTGTTCGACGAGCTGCGGGACAAGCTGCTGGAGCGGGTGTCGGCCATCGCGTCGGAGGGGAAGGCGGAGGAGAg GTACAAGAAGCTGGAGGACCTTTTGGAGAAGAGCTTCTCGCTGGTGAAGATGCCGTCGCTGCAGCCGGTGGTGATGTGCGTCATGAAGCACCTGCCCAAG GTGCCGGAGAAGAAGCTGAAGCTGGTGATGGCCGACAAGGAGCTGTACCGCGCGTGCGCCGTGGAGGTGAAGCGGCAGATCTGGCAGGACAACCAGGCGCTGTTCGGGGACGAGGTGTCGCCACTGCTCAAGCAGTACATCCTGGAGAAGGAGAGCGCGCTCTTCAGCACCGGGCTGTCGGTGCTGCACAACTTCTTCAGCCCGTCGCCCAAGACGCGGCGCCAGGGCGAG GTGGTGCAGGCGCTGACGCGCATGGTGGGCCGCAGCGTGAAGCTGTACGACATGGTGCTGCAGTTCCTGCGCACGCTCTTCCTGCGCACGCGCAACGTGCACTACTGCACCCTGCGCGCCGAGCTGCTCATGTCCCTGCACGACCTGGACGTCGGCGACATCTGCACCGTGGACCCCTGCCACAAG TTCACCTGGTGCCTGGACGCCTGCATCCGGGAGCGCTTTGTGGACAGCAAGCGGGCGCGGGAGCTGCAGGGCTTCCTGGACGGGGTGAAGAAGGGCCAGGAACAGGTCCTGGG GGACTTGTCCATGATCCTCTGTGACCCCTTTGCCATCAACACGCTGTCGCTCAGCACTATTCGGCACCTGCAGGAGCTGGTCGGCCAGGAGACGCTGCCCAGG GACAGCCCTgacctcctgctgctgctcaggctgctggccctgggccagggggCCTGGGACATGATCGACAGCCAGGTCTTCAAGGAGCCCAAGATG GAGGCGGAGCTGGTCACCAGGTTCCTGCCCATGCTCATGTCCTTCGTGGTGGACGACCACACTTTCAGCGTGGACCAGAAGCTGCCCGCCGAGGAGAAGGCGCCGGTCGCCTACCCGAGCACACTTCCCGAAAGCTTCACCAA GTTCCTGCAGGAGCAGCGCACGGCCTGCGAGGTGGGGCTGTACTACGTCCTGCACATCACCAAGCAGCGCAACAAGAACGCTCTGCTGCGCCTGCTGCCCGGCCTCG TGGAGACGTTCGGGGACCTGGCGTTCAGCGACATCTTCCTGCACCTGCTCACCGGCAACCTGGCGCTGCTGGCGGACGAGTTTGCCCTGGAGGATTTCTGCAGCAGCCTGTTCGACGGCTTCCTCCTCACCGCCTCGCCCAG GAAGGAGAACGTGCACCGGCACGTGCTGCggctgctcctgcacctgcaccccagggTGGCCCCCGCCAAGCTGCAGGCCCTGCAGAAGGCCCTGGAGCCCACGGGCCAG AGCGGGGAGGCGGTAAAGGAACTTTACTCGCAGCTCGGAGagaagctggagcagctggaccacCGCAagtccagccctgcccaggccccggaGACGCCGGCCCTGGAGCTGCCCCTCGCCCACGTGCCGGCCCCGGCTGGGCTCTGA
- the NELFB gene encoding negative elongation factor B isoform X2 — protein sequence MFAGLQDLGVANGEDLKETLTNCTEPLKAIEQFQTENGVLLPSLQSALPFLDLHGTPRLEFHQSVFDELRDKLLERVSAIASEGKAEERYKKLEDLLEKSFSLVKMPSLQPVVMCVMKHLPKVPEKKLKLVMADKELYRACAVEVKRQIWQDNQALFGDEVSPLLKQYILEKESALFSTGLSVLHNFFSPSPKTRRQGEVVQALTRMVGRSVKLYDMVLQFLRTLFLRTRNVHYCTLRAELLMSLHDLDVGDICTVDPCHKFTWCLDACIRERFVDSKRARELQGFLDGVKKGQEQVLGDLSMILCDPFAINTLSLSTIRHLQELVGQETLPRDSPDLLLLLRLLALGQGAWDMIDSQVFKEPKMEAELVTRFLPMLMSFVVDDHTFSVDQKLPAEEKAPVAYPSTLPESFTKFLQEQRTACEVGLYYVLHITKQRNKNALLRLLPGLVETFGDLAFSDIFLHLLTGNLALLADEFALEDFCSSLFDGFLLTASPRKENVHRHVLRLLLHLHPRVAPAKLQALQKALEPTGQSGEAVKELYSQLGEKLEQLDHRKSSPAQAPETPALELPLAHVPAPAGL from the exons ATGTTCGCGGGGCTGCAGGACCTGGGCGTGGCCAACGGCGAGGACCTGAAGGAGACGCTGACCAACTGCACCGAGCCGCTCAAGGCCATCGAGCAGTTCCAG ACGGAGAACGGCGTGCTGCTGCCCTCGCTGCAGTCGGCGCTCCCGTTCCTGGACCTGCACGGGACCCCGCGCCTGGAGTTCCACCAGTCGGTGTTCGACGAGCTGCGGGACAAGCTGCTGGAGCGGGTGTCGGCCATCGCGTCGGAGGGGAAGGCGGAGGAGAg GTACAAGAAGCTGGAGGACCTTTTGGAGAAGAGCTTCTCGCTGGTGAAGATGCCGTCGCTGCAGCCGGTGGTGATGTGCGTCATGAAGCACCTGCCCAAG GTGCCGGAGAAGAAGCTGAAGCTGGTGATGGCCGACAAGGAGCTGTACCGCGCGTGCGCCGTGGAGGTGAAGCGGCAGATCTGGCAGGACAACCAGGCGCTGTTCGGGGACGAGGTGTCGCCACTGCTCAAGCAGTACATCCTGGAGAAGGAGAGCGCGCTCTTCAGCACCGGGCTGTCGGTGCTGCACAACTTCTTCAGCCCGTCGCCCAAGACGCGGCGCCAGGGCGAG GTGGTGCAGGCGCTGACGCGCATGGTGGGCCGCAGCGTGAAGCTGTACGACATGGTGCTGCAGTTCCTGCGCACGCTCTTCCTGCGCACGCGCAACGTGCACTACTGCACCCTGCGCGCCGAGCTGCTCATGTCCCTGCACGACCTGGACGTCGGCGACATCTGCACCGTGGACCCCTGCCACAAG TTCACCTGGTGCCTGGACGCCTGCATCCGGGAGCGCTTTGTGGACAGCAAGCGGGCGCGGGAGCTGCAGGGCTTCCTGGACGGGGTGAAGAAGGGCCAGGAACAGGTCCTGGG GGACTTGTCCATGATCCTCTGTGACCCCTTTGCCATCAACACGCTGTCGCTCAGCACTATTCGGCACCTGCAGGAGCTGGTCGGCCAGGAGACGCTGCCCAGG GACAGCCCTgacctcctgctgctgctcaggctgctggccctgggccagggggCCTGGGACATGATCGACAGCCAGGTCTTCAAGGAGCCCAAGATG GAGGCGGAGCTGGTCACCAGGTTCCTGCCCATGCTCATGTCCTTCGTGGTGGACGACCACACTTTCAGCGTGGACCAGAAGCTGCCCGCCGAGGAGAAGGCGCCGGTCGCCTACCCGAGCACACTTCCCGAAAGCTTCACCAA GTTCCTGCAGGAGCAGCGCACGGCCTGCGAGGTGGGGCTGTACTACGTCCTGCACATCACCAAGCAGCGCAACAAGAACGCTCTGCTGCGCCTGCTGCCCGGCCTCG TGGAGACGTTCGGGGACCTGGCGTTCAGCGACATCTTCCTGCACCTGCTCACCGGCAACCTGGCGCTGCTGGCGGACGAGTTTGCCCTGGAGGATTTCTGCAGCAGCCTGTTCGACGGCTTCCTCCTCACCGCCTCGCCCAG GAAGGAGAACGTGCACCGGCACGTGCTGCggctgctcctgcacctgcaccccagggTGGCCCCCGCCAAGCTGCAGGCCCTGCAGAAGGCCCTGGAGCCCACGGGCCAG AGCGGGGAGGCGGTAAAGGAACTTTACTCGCAGCTCGGAGagaagctggagcagctggaccacCGCAagtccagccctgcccaggccccggaGACGCCGGCCCTGGAGCTGCCCCTCGCCCACGTGCCGGCCCCGGCTGGGCTCTGA
- the TOR4A gene encoding torsin-4A isoform X1, with protein METGAGCPLAIPCRVSSLPSPCAMPTAGQGRPSSCPARVHAFPLLRLGRASSSPRPDLPLASRVCACQASRIFAPDFPLEEAVFTSVRPSVYASVRLSGIHPSLSFCLSICLYFFVIKKLFFPCLELQPTRLCFLENESALADGMGSDGVTNVFRKEKLQNCLWRHPGGVQGRRPQRTRLPGHGPDTTARGSRGRRARGSEPGKGSGRGVSPLDTGVSHTGHRGLPAGHRGLHAGHRGLPAGHMSLCAGHRGPCWTLGSPRWTQGSPCWTQGSPRWTQGSVCWTQGSPRWTHESLCWTQGSPCWTRGSPCWTQESPCWTQGSPTLDTGVSHIGHRGLYAGHRGLPAGHRGPPAGHRGLHAGHRSLHAGHRGLPTGHRGLRHWTQGSLCWTQGSPPLDTGVSLLDTGVSPLDTGVSLLDTGVSPLDTGVSLLDTGVSLLDTGVSLLDTGVSLLDTGVSTLDAGVSCCGRRGLHAGCLEEELRQFPPPPAGSRLRSAGSGSSRGLCWIESQLGDPGGALGSWLWISTSSHLGGEPVDGGPLSLSLPLCNSASQINRENL; from the coding sequence ATGGAGACCGGCGCCGGCTGCCCTCTGGCCATCCCGTGCCGCGTCTCCTCTCTGCCCTCGCCCTGCGCGATGCCCACCGCTGGCCAGGGCCGGCCGTCCTCTTGCCCAGCTCGGGTTCACGCGTTTCCGCTGCTCCGCCTCGGCCGCGCTTCCTCTTCCCCGCGTCCGGATCTGCCCCTGGCGTCTCGCGTGTGTGCATGTCAGGCCTCGCGCATTTTTGCTCCGGACTTCCCACTGGAAGAGGCGGTGTTTacatccgtccgtccgtccgtctaCGCATCTGTGCGTCTTTCTGGCATCCATccgtctctgtctttctgtctgtccatctgtctttatttctttgtgataAAAAAGCTATTTTTTCCCTGTCTTGAGCTGCAGCCAACacgtctctgcttcctggagaaTGAAAGTGCTTTAGCAGACGGAATGGGAAGCGATGGAGTCACAAACGTTTTCCGGAAGGAAAAGCTTCAGAATTGCCTCTGGAGACACCCGGGGGGCGTGCAGGGACGCCGACCACAACGAACGCGGCTGCCAGGCCATGGACCCGACACCACTGCTCGGGGCAGCCGGGGACGCAGAGCGAGGGGCTCAGAGCCAGGCAAGGGCTCGGGCAGAGGGGTCTCCCCGCTGGACAcaggggtctcccacactggacaCAGGGGTCTCCCTGCTGGACACAGGGGTCTCCATGCTGGACACAGGGGTCTCCCCGCTGGACACATGAGTCTCTGTGCTGGACACAGGGGTCCCTGCTGGACACTGGGGTCTCCACGCTGGACACAGGGGTCTCCGTGCTGGACACAGGGGTCTCCACGCTGGACACAGGGGTCTGTGTGCTGGACACAGGGGTCTCCACGCTGGACACATGAGTCTCTGTGCTGGACACAGGGGTCTCCCTGCTGGACACGGGGGTCTCCATGCTGGACACAGGAGTCTCCATGCTGGACAcaggggtctcccacactggacacaggggtctcccacattggacaCAGGGGTCTCTATGCTGGACACAGGGGTCTCCCCGCTGGACACAGGGGTCCCCCTGCTGGACACAGGGGTCTCCATGCTGGACACAGGAGTCTCCATGCTGGACACAGGGGTCTCCCCACTGGACACAGGGGTCTCCGACACTGGACACAGGGGTCTCTATGCTGGACACAGGGGTCTCCCCCACTGGACACGGGGGTCTCCCTGCTGGACACAGGGGTCTCCCCACTGGACACGGGGGTCTCCCTGCTGGACACAGGGGTCTCCCCACTGGACACAGGGGTCTCCCTGCTGGACACTGGGGTCTCCCTGCTGGACACAGGGGTCTCCCTGCTGGACACTGGGGTCTCCCTGCTGGACACAGGGGTCTCCACGCTGGACGCTGGGGTCTCCTGTTGTGGACGCAGAGGTCTGCATGCTGGATGCCTAGAAGAGGAGCTGAGGCAGTTCCCTCCCCCACCAGCGGGAAGCCGTCTGAGGTCAGCAGGCAGCGGGTCAAGCCGCGGCTTGTgctggatcgagtcccagctgggagacccgggtggagctctgggctcctggctttggatcagcacgagcagccatttggggggcgagcCAGTggacggaggacctctctctctgtctctccctctctgtaactctgcctctcaaataaatagagaaaatctttaa